Proteins encoded in a region of the Paracoccus alcaliphilus genome:
- a CDS encoding YncE family protein — protein MLQRQSLRALFGATALALSLAAQPVLADSIFTPTSDVFQGRVSAAGAERGQPVYPGSGAVISGEGLVPGQQITLMRGTSVLNADGPLTVDDEGKISFELTVDDAASTGLQPIVVIAENPAAATVVDLKVSPQIPVSNEDRFDIASEAVTAGLYQVALSTESNALFVTAAVGRPPVRESALIKIDPETLETIASTTPEAAPARPDGSDGGVFAVYGVDVDDANGNVWVTNTRQNTIAVYSQEDLSLVKQFEPGDVNHARDVVVDETRGHAYASATGSDVIEVFDTATLDKLEPITVPSQLRGEEFSVMSLALDEEGGTLVTVSLSTPEAAIIDLDSGEARVIALTGAVSASGASYDPQDGLIFVASQGTDNLLIVDAESGEVLHDVEVGAGALNVTFDPVGRNAYVSNRGAGTLTVVSTEGEIVANLDNGSFPNQARATADGTIYAVNKSMGENDPKGDRIWRIQPVAE, from the coding sequence CCGGTTCTGGCCGATAGCATCTTCACCCCGACCTCGGATGTCTTTCAGGGCCGTGTCAGTGCCGCCGGGGCCGAGCGTGGCCAGCCGGTCTATCCCGGTTCCGGGGCAGTGATTTCGGGCGAGGGGCTGGTGCCCGGCCAGCAGATCACCCTGATGCGCGGCACCTCGGTGCTGAACGCCGATGGCCCGCTGACCGTTGATGACGAGGGCAAAATCAGCTTCGAACTGACCGTGGACGATGCCGCCTCGACCGGATTGCAGCCCATCGTCGTCATCGCCGAGAACCCGGCCGCCGCGACGGTGGTGGACCTGAAGGTCTCGCCGCAGATCCCGGTCTCGAACGAGGACCGCTTTGACATCGCCAGCGAAGCCGTGACCGCGGGCCTCTATCAGGTTGCCCTCAGCACGGAATCGAATGCGCTGTTCGTGACGGCCGCCGTTGGCCGCCCGCCGGTCAGGGAATCGGCGCTGATCAAGATCGACCCGGAAACGCTGGAAACCATCGCCAGCACCACGCCCGAGGCCGCGCCCGCGCGTCCCGACGGCAGCGATGGCGGTGTGTTCGCCGTCTATGGCGTCGATGTGGATGATGCGAATGGCAATGTCTGGGTGACCAATACCCGCCAGAACACCATCGCCGTTTACAGCCAGGAAGACCTGTCGCTGGTCAAGCAGTTCGAGCCGGGCGACGTGAACCATGCCCGCGACGTGGTCGTGGACGAGACCCGTGGCCACGCCTATGCCAGCGCCACCGGCTCTGACGTGATTGAGGTGTTCGACACCGCCACGCTGGACAAGCTGGAACCGATCACCGTGCCGTCGCAACTGCGCGGCGAAGAGTTCTCGGTCATGAGCCTTGCGCTGGACGAAGAGGGCGGCACGCTGGTCACCGTCAGCTTGTCCACCCCCGAAGCCGCCATCATCGATCTGGACAGCGGCGAGGCCAGGGTGATCGCGCTGACCGGCGCGGTCTCGGCCTCGGGCGCGTCCTATGATCCGCAGGACGGGCTGATCTTCGTGGCCTCGCAAGGGACGGACAACCTGCTGATCGTCGATGCGGAATCGGGCGAGGTCCTGCATGATGTCGAGGTCGGCGCGGGTGCGCTGAACGTCACCTTCGATCCGGTCGGGCGCAATGCCTATGTCAGCAATCGCGGCGCGGGCACGCTGACCGTGGTCAGCACCGAAGGCGAGATCGTCGCCAATCTGGACAATGGCAGCTTCCCCAATCAGGCGCGCGCGACCGCCGACGGCACCATCTATGCCGTCAACAAGTCGATGGGCGAGAACGACCCAAAGGGCGATCGCATCTGGCGCATCCAGCCGGTCGCAGAGTAA
- a CDS encoding ABC transporter substrate-binding protein: MPRLRFTAMPGLAFYGLALCGLAAPLQAQVTVTDLLDRQVTLPAPATRIVLGEGRHLTVLGLLHDDPVSLVAGWRLDKALDEPTQQAYRARFPAIDAIRPVGSGNRDISVENVIALEPDLLVLSLMDQGDPGMDRAREQIEAAGIPVVYVDFFAHPQENSLPSLKILGDLTGAAEKADEFADFYNTRLSRITERLADPAIVRPRVFIHAHASAQNCCSTVGSGVFHDFVTTAGGENIAEGVVQGVLGNVSLEYLIAADPDIYLATGGTHMAGRDGLVLGSGVDADAARASFDRLLSAPGFSSLPAIEEGHATGIWHMFNDSPVHIALIEYLAQSFHPELFADLDPAGTLELIDRDFLPVSVSGTWWVQAGE; encoded by the coding sequence ATGCCGCGACTTCGCTTCACCGCCATGCCGGGACTGGCTTTTTACGGTCTGGCCCTGTGCGGTCTGGCCGCGCCCCTTCAGGCCCAGGTCACCGTCACCGATCTGCTGGACCGTCAGGTCACGCTGCCCGCCCCCGCCACCCGCATCGTGCTGGGAGAGGGGCGGCATCTGACCGTGCTGGGTCTGCTGCATGACGATCCGGTGTCGCTGGTGGCGGGCTGGCGGCTGGACAAGGCGCTGGACGAACCCACCCAGCAGGCCTATCGCGCGCGCTTTCCGGCCATCGACGCGATCCGTCCGGTCGGTTCGGGCAATCGCGACATCTCGGTCGAGAACGTCATCGCGCTGGAACCCGACCTGCTGGTCCTGTCGCTGATGGATCAGGGCGATCCCGGCATGGATCGCGCCCGCGAACAGATCGAGGCGGCGGGTATCCCCGTCGTCTATGTCGATTTCTTCGCCCATCCGCAGGAAAACTCGCTGCCCAGCCTGAAAATCCTCGGGGACCTGACCGGCGCGGCGGAAAAGGCCGATGAATTCGCCGATTTCTACAACACGCGGCTGTCGCGCATCACCGAACGGCTTGCCGATCCCGCGATTGTGCGTCCGCGTGTCTTCATCCACGCCCATGCCTCGGCGCAGAACTGCTGCTCGACCGTGGGGTCGGGGGTGTTCCATGACTTCGTGACCACCGCAGGCGGCGAGAACATTGCCGAGGGCGTGGTGCAGGGGGTGCTGGGCAATGTCAGTCTGGAATATCTGATCGCCGCCGATCCCGACATCTATCTGGCCACCGGCGGCACCCATATGGCGGGGCGCGACGGGCTGGTGCTGGGCTCTGGCGTGGATGCGGATGCCGCCCGCGCCAGTTTCGACCGGCTGCTGTCGGCGCCCGGCTTTTCCTCGCTGCCCGCGATCGAGGAGGGTCATGCGACCGGCATCTGGCATATGTTCAACGACAGCCCGGTCCATATCGCGCTGATCGAATATCTGGCGCAAAGCTTTCATCCCGAACTGTTTGCCGATCTGGATCCGGCAGGCACGCTGGAGCTGATCGACCGCGATTTCCTGCCGGTCAGCGTGTCCGGGACCTGGTGGGTGCAGGCCGGGGAATGA
- a CDS encoding FecCD family ABC transporter permease has product MSAALLDLYHRQNRRRAVLVGVMALIAAFGVLLDLVTGPAGLPLSETLRALTGSGEVSRATEVIVWTVRLPVAIMALLVGAALALAGAEMQTVLENPLAEPFTLGVSSAAALGAATAIILGLTLPFLPARWSISANAFLFALGALLLLQALGRLRGGGPEVLILFGIALNFAAGAFLSLLQFIASADALQQLVFWTMGSLAAASWPGVMALALVLAVTAPFSFRAAWRLTALRMGEDQARSFGVNVHSLRRWTLLRVSLLSATAVSMVGVIGFVGLAGPHIARLLVGEDHRFFLPASLLTGALVMSLASTLSKTVVSGVLLPVGLVTSLIGLPIFFALILRGRTGR; this is encoded by the coding sequence ATGAGCGCCGCGCTGCTGGACCTTTACCACCGTCAGAACCGGCGCCGCGCGGTGCTGGTCGGCGTGATGGCGCTGATCGCGGCCTTCGGCGTGCTGCTGGATCTGGTGACCGGGCCTGCGGGCCTGCCGCTGTCGGAAACGCTGCGGGCGCTGACCGGCAGCGGAGAGGTATCGCGCGCGACCGAGGTGATCGTCTGGACCGTGCGCCTGCCGGTCGCGATCATGGCGCTGCTGGTCGGCGCCGCGCTGGCGCTGGCTGGGGCCGAGATGCAGACCGTGCTGGAAAACCCGCTGGCCGAGCCGTTTACGCTGGGTGTCTCCAGCGCCGCCGCGCTGGGGGCGGCCACCGCGATCATTCTGGGGCTGACCCTGCCTTTCCTGCCCGCCCGCTGGTCGATCTCGGCCAATGCCTTCCTGTTCGCGCTGGGGGCGCTGCTGTTGTTGCAGGCGCTGGGGCGGCTGCGCGGCGGTGGCCCCGAGGTGCTGATCCTGTTCGGCATCGCGCTGAACTTTGCCGCCGGGGCGTTCCTGTCGCTGCTGCAATTCATCGCCTCGGCGGATGCGCTGCAACAGCTGGTGTTCTGGACCATGGGCAGCCTTGCGGCGGCCAGCTGGCCGGGGGTGATGGCGCTGGCGCTGGTGCTGGCGGTGACCGCGCCGTTTTCGTTCCGCGCCGCGTGGCGTCTGACGGCCCTGCGCATGGGCGAGGATCAGGCCCGCAGTTTTGGCGTCAATGTCCATTCGCTGCGCCGCTGGACGCTGCTGCGGGTTAGCCTGCTGTCGGCCACCGCTGTTTCGATGGTGGGCGTGATCGGCTTTGTCGGGCTGGCCGGTCCGCATATCGCGCGGCTGCTGGTGGGCGAGGATCACCGCTTTTTCCTGCCCGCCAGCCTGCTGACCGGGGCGCTGGTGATGTCGCTGGCCTCGACCCTGTCCAAGACGGTGGTGTCGGGGGTGCTGCTGCCGGTGGGGCTGGTCACCTCGCTGATCGGGCTGCCGATCTTCTTTGCGCTGATCCTGCGCGGAAGGACGGGACGATGA
- a CDS encoding ABC transporter ATP-binding protein: MNGLSVRDVSIRYGRRVILDGLSLPDLPAGQVTVLAGPNAAGKSTLLRAVAQLGSYHGGITLDGRDLAHLPGAERARLVGFMPQTLPSGSSLIVLQSILAALRATGETPAAEADAAAMAVLDRLGIADLALRPLDQLSGGQRQMVSLAQAIVRDPRLLLLDEPTSALDLARQVRLLAELRRLAAEGRVVLAVLHDLALAAQWADRIVVLHQGGLHSHGQPAQVLTPAMLAEVYQVEARVERCSRGNLTVMIDRELAAQPSVG; encoded by the coding sequence ATGAACGGGCTGTCGGTGCGGGATGTCTCGATCCGCTATGGCAGGCGGGTGATCCTTGACGGGCTGTCGCTGCCCGATCTGCCCGCCGGTCAGGTGACGGTGCTGGCGGGGCCGAATGCGGCGGGGAAATCGACCCTGCTGCGGGCGGTGGCGCAACTGGGCAGCTATCACGGCGGCATCACGCTGGACGGTCGCGATCTGGCGCATCTGCCGGGGGCAGAGCGCGCGCGGCTGGTGGGCTTCATGCCGCAGACCCTGCCCTCGGGGTCGTCGCTGATCGTGCTGCAAAGCATCCTTGCCGCCCTGCGCGCCACCGGAGAGACTCCTGCGGCCGAGGCCGACGCCGCGGCGATGGCGGTGCTTGACCGGCTGGGGATCGCCGATCTGGCGCTGCGTCCGCTGGATCAGCTGTCGGGCGGGCAGCGGCAGATGGTCAGCCTTGCGCAGGCCATCGTCCGCGATCCGCGCCTGCTGCTGCTGGACGAACCCACCAGCGCGCTGGATCTGGCCCGGCAGGTGCGGCTGCTGGCGGAACTGCGGCGGCTGGCAGCCGAGGGCCGCGTCGTGCTGGCGGTGCTGCATGATCTGGCGCTGGCGGCGCAATGGGCCGACCGCATCGTGGTGCTGCATCAGGGCGGGCTGCACAGTCACGGCCAGCCCGCTCAGGTGCTGACCCCCGCCATGCTGGCCGAGGTCTATCAGGTCGAGGCGCGGGTCGAGCGATGTTCGCGCGGCAACCTGACGGTGATGATCGACCGTGAACTGGCCGCCCAGCCCTCTGTCGGTTGA
- the cueR gene encoding Cu(I)-responsive transcriptional regulator, protein MNIGQAARVTGLPVKTIRYYEEIGLVSADRGDNGYRDFDDEQLTRLRFLSRARKLGFSLEECRHLIGLYCDQNRASRDVRALAIDHLAEIRTKIEELRKLETTLEGLIAECHGNDDPQCAILGQLAGTA, encoded by the coding sequence ATGAATATCGGTCAGGCCGCCCGTGTGACCGGGCTGCCGGTCAAGACGATCCGCTATTACGAGGAAATCGGGCTGGTCAGTGCAGATCGCGGCGATAACGGCTATCGCGATTTCGATGATGAGCAACTGACCCGGCTGCGCTTTCTGTCCCGCGCCCGCAAGCTGGGTTTCTCGCTGGAGGAATGCCGCCATCTGATCGGGCTTTACTGCGACCAGAACCGTGCCAGCCGCGATGTGCGGGCGCTGGCCATCGACCATCTGGCCGAAATCCGGACGAAGATCGAGGAATTGCGCAAGCTGGAAACGACGCTGGAGGGGTTGATCGCCGAATGCCACGGCAATGACGATCCCCAGTGCGCGATTCTGGGACAGCTTGCGGGCACGGCCTGA
- the tpa gene encoding hypotaurine--pyruvate aminotransferase Tpa yields the protein MTLDLNINDLTRVVAADREHVWHHLSQHKQYETIDPRVFVEGKGMKLWDATGREFLDAVSGGVWTVNVGYGRESIANAVRDQLIKLNYYAGAAGTVPGALFAQRLIEKMPGMSRVYYSNSGSEANEKVYKMVRQISARHYGGAKQKILYRDRDYHGTTLGTLATSGQGQRAAQYGPYPDGFVMVPHCLEYRAQWNVENYGERAADAIEEVILREGPDTVGAIVLEPVTAGGGVITPPEGYWQRVQEICRKYNILLHIDEVVCGLGRTGTWFGYQQYGIEPDFVTMAKGVASGYAAISCTVTTERVFDMFKDAPEDGMSYFRDISTFGGCTAGPVAALENMRIIEDENLLENCTRMGERVMANLNALMEKHSVIGDVRGKGLFCGAELVADRKTKEPMDEKKVQAVVADCLAQGVIIGATNRSMEGLNNTLTLSPALIATADDIDRITDAMDGALTRVFS from the coding sequence ATGACCCTCGATCTGAACATCAATGACCTGACCCGGGTCGTCGCCGCCGACCGCGAGCATGTCTGGCACCACCTCAGCCAGCACAAGCAATACGAGACCATCGACCCGCGCGTCTTTGTCGAAGGCAAGGGGATGAAGCTGTGGGACGCGACCGGGCGTGAATTCCTTGATGCGGTGTCGGGCGGGGTCTGGACGGTGAATGTCGGTTACGGCCGCGAAAGCATCGCCAATGCGGTGCGCGATCAGCTGATCAAGCTGAACTATTACGCGGGCGCGGCGGGAACCGTTCCGGGCGCGCTGTTCGCGCAACGACTGATCGAGAAGATGCCGGGGATGAGTCGGGTTTATTACTCGAACTCTGGTTCCGAAGCGAATGAAAAGGTTTATAAAATGGTGCGTCAGATCTCGGCGCGTCATTACGGCGGGGCCAAGCAGAAGATCCTGTATCGCGACCGCGATTATCACGGCACCACGCTGGGAACGCTGGCGACCTCGGGTCAGGGGCAGCGGGCGGCGCAATATGGTCCCTATCCCGATGGTTTCGTGATGGTGCCGCATTGCCTTGAATATCGGGCGCAATGGAATGTGGAAAACTATGGTGAACGTGCTGCCGATGCCATCGAAGAGGTGATCCTGCGCGAAGGCCCCGACACCGTGGGCGCCATCGTGCTGGAGCCGGTGACGGCGGGTGGCGGCGTCATCACCCCGCCCGAGGGGTATTGGCAGCGCGTTCAGGAAATTTGCCGCAAATACAATATACTGCTGCATATTGATGAGGTGGTTTGTGGGCTTGGCCGTACCGGCACATGGTTCGGCTATCAGCAATACGGGATCGAGCCCGATTTCGTGACCATGGCCAAGGGCGTGGCCTCGGGCTATGCCGCGATTTCCTGCACCGTCACCACCGAGCGTGTCTTTGATATGTTCAAGGACGCGCCCGAGGACGGGATGAGCTATTTCCGCGACATCTCGACCTTCGGCGGCTGCACGGCGGGCCCGGTGGCGGCGCTGGAAAACATGCGCATCATCGAGGATGAGAACCTGCTGGAAAACTGCACCCGCATGGGCGAACGGGTGATGGCGAACCTGAATGCGCTGATGGAAAAGCATTCCGTCATCGGCGATGTGCGCGGCAAGGGGTTGTTCTGCGGCGCCGAACTGGTCGCGGACCGCAAGACCAAAGAGCCGATGGACGAGAAGAAGGTGCAGGCCGTGGTTGCCGATTGTCTGGCGCAAGGTGTCATCATCGGCGCCACCAACCGCTCGATGGAGGGGTTGAACAATACGCTGACCCTGTCGCCCGCGCTGATCGCCACGGCGGACGATATCGACCGCATCACCGATGCCATGGACGGTGCTTTGACCCGGGTCTTTTCCTGA
- a CDS encoding PLP-dependent aminotransferase family protein: MPIPAEAFILDRHAAIPLQVQLRRQIIEGVMARRFRPGEKLPSIRALAGHLGVARVTVAQAFAELVATDYLSSRDRSGHYISDGIELAPDAGTPAPATPRLDWQRHLNRRFTRAQRRDRVPDWRRFRFPFVYGQADPELVDHAAWRDCAVRALGRREFDALTGDLYGEDDPELIDYIARHILTRRGIRAGPEEILLTLGAQNALWLISQILLGPGRCCAIEDPCYPGLREILTHDGAQVLPVAVDAQGLPPDAIPAGLSAVFTTASHQCPTGSTMPLARRHALLDRALTDGFALIEDDYEFELSFAGATSPALKAMDRGGAVIYVGSFSKSVFPGLRLGYVVADPAFIAEARALRGLALRHPPGHMQRTLAHFLSLGHHDAQMKRMRRSYAERRAVMLAAMAQEGLQMAGGATGGSSFWLASPVPSRALADLLRTRDVLIEPGWPFFARPDQGDGFFRLAYSSISAARIPEGIRRIAAAIREA; encoded by the coding sequence ATGCCCATTCCCGCCGAAGCCTTCATCCTCGACCGTCATGCCGCCATCCCGTTGCAGGTGCAGCTGCGGCGGCAGATCATCGAGGGCGTCATGGCGCGGCGTTTCCGGCCGGGCGAGAAACTGCCCTCGATCCGCGCGCTGGCCGGGCATCTGGGGGTGGCGCGGGTTACCGTGGCGCAGGCCTTCGCGGAACTGGTGGCGACGGATTACCTCAGCAGCCGTGACCGTTCGGGGCATTACATCTCGGACGGGATCGAGCTTGCGCCGGATGCGGGCACCCCTGCCCCCGCCACGCCGCGCCTTGACTGGCAGCGGCATCTGAACCGCCGCTTTACCCGGGCGCAGCGGCGCGACCGGGTGCCCGACTGGCGGCGTTTCCGCTTTCCCTTCGTCTATGGTCAGGCCGACCCGGAACTGGTGGACCACGCGGCATGGCGCGATTGCGCGGTCCGGGCGCTGGGGCGGCGCGAATTCGACGCGCTGACCGGCGATCTTTACGGCGAGGACGACCCCGAACTGATCGACTATATCGCCCGCCACATCCTGACCCGCCGCGGCATCCGCGCCGGACCCGAGGAAATCCTGCTGACCCTTGGCGCGCAGAATGCCCTGTGGCTGATTTCGCAGATCCTGCTGGGGCCAGGGCGGTGCTGCGCGATCGAGGATCCCTGCTATCCCGGTCTGCGCGAAATCCTGACCCATGACGGCGCGCAGGTTCTGCCGGTGGCCGTCGATGCGCAGGGCCTGCCGCCCGATGCGATCCCCGCCGGGCTGTCCGCCGTCTTTACCACCGCCAGTCACCAATGCCCGACCGGCTCGACCATGCCGCTGGCGCGCCGCCATGCGCTGCTGGATCGCGCGTTGACCGATGGTTTCGCGCTGATCGAGGACGATTACGAATTCGAGCTGTCATTTGCCGGGGCGACCTCTCCGGCGCTGAAGGCGATGGATCGGGGGGGGGCGGTGATCTATGTCGGGTCGTTCTCGAAATCGGTCTTTCCGGGGCTGCGGCTGGGCTATGTCGTGGCCGATCCGGCCTTCATCGCCGAGGCGCGGGCGCTGCGCGGGCTGGCCTTGCGCCATCCGCCCGGACATATGCAGCGCACGCTGGCGCATTTCCTGTCGCTTGGCCATCACGACGCGCAGATGAAGCGGATGCGGCGCAGCTATGCCGAGCGGCGGGCGGTCATGCTGGCGGCCATGGCGCAAGAGGGGCTGCAGATGGCAGGCGGCGCGACCGGCGGGTCCAGCTTCTGGCTGGCCTCGCCCGTGCCCTCGCGCGCGCTGGCCGATCTGCTGCGCACGCGCGATGTGCTGATCGAGCCGGGCTGGCCCTTCTTTGCCCGCCCCGATCAGGGCGACGGGTTTTTCCGGCTGGCCTATTCCTCGATTTCCGCCGCGCGCATCCCCGAAGGGATTCGCCGCATCGCCGCTGCGATCCGCGAAGCCTGA
- a CDS encoding energy-coupling factor ABC transporter ATP-binding protein produces MDQAEMAEFSIRLDDLGYEVAGRPVLSGITLHSPARRIGVVGRNGSGKSTLARLLAGLLKPTSGQVRIAGIDPIRDRRAALETVGILFQNPEHQIIFPHVGEEIAFGLRQQGLNKAEAARRGQAMLQSFGKAHWTDAPVSALSQGQKHLVCMMAVLAMRPQLMILDEPFAGLDIPTRRQLARHLDRSGTRLIHISHDPGDLAGYDHLFWLDRGRIMAEGAAAPLLADFTAEMIRQGDLDDIADLAG; encoded by the coding sequence ATGGATCAGGCCGAGATGGCGGAATTTTCGATCCGGCTGGACGATCTGGGCTATGAGGTCGCGGGTCGTCCGGTTCTGTCGGGCATTACCCTGCATTCCCCGGCCCGCCGTATCGGCGTGGTCGGGCGCAACGGGTCGGGCAAAAGCACGCTGGCGCGGCTGCTGGCGGGTTTGCTGAAACCGACATCCGGGCAGGTCCGCATCGCCGGTATCGACCCCATCCGCGATCGCCGCGCGGCGCTGGAAACCGTGGGCATCCTGTTCCAGAACCCCGAACATCAGATCATCTTTCCCCATGTCGGCGAGGAAATCGCCTTTGGCCTGCGCCAGCAGGGTCTGAACAAGGCCGAGGCCGCCCGTCGCGGTCAGGCCATGCTGCAATCCTTTGGAAAGGCGCATTGGACGGATGCGCCGGTCTCGGCCCTGTCGCAGGGGCAGAAACATCTGGTCTGCATGATGGCGGTGCTGGCCATGCGTCCGCAACTGATGATTCTGGACGAACCCTTTGCCGGGCTGGACATTCCGACGCGGCGGCAACTGGCCCGGCATCTGGACCGTTCCGGCACGCGACTGATCCATATCAGCCATGATCCCGGCGATCTGGCCGGTTATGACCACCTGTTCTGGCTGGATCGTGGCCGGATCATGGCCGAGGGTGCCGCCGCCCCCCTGCTGGCCGATTTCACCGCCGAAATGATCCGGCAGGGGGATCTCGATGATATCGCTGACCTCGCCGGTTGA
- a CDS encoding energy-coupling factor transporter transmembrane component T family protein: MISLTSPVETRAHRWPAGLKLAGLCVASTGLFLIKDPWVHAGALAVVLALYAAPGGLFLRAGLRALRVVLPFVVILMLWHLLTDELWQGLLIVLRMVTLVALANLVTMTTRLEELTDLVHRLTAPLRRLGLPVHLLETAIPLVVRFTPVLVGRAQTLAEAWRARSRRRPGWRLVLPLMLQALDDADHVSEALQARGGPLGSRKQD, encoded by the coding sequence ATGATATCGCTGACCTCGCCGGTTGAGACCCGCGCCCATCGCTGGCCTGCGGGCCTCAAGCTGGCGGGGCTGTGCGTGGCCTCGACCGGACTGTTCCTGATCAAGGATCCCTGGGTCCATGCCGGGGCGCTGGCGGTGGTGCTGGCGCTTTATGCCGCGCCGGGGGGGCTGTTTCTGCGCGCGGGTCTGCGCGCCTTGCGGGTGGTGCTGCCCTTCGTCGTCATCCTGATGCTGTGGCATCTGCTGACGGATGAGCTGTGGCAGGGGCTGCTGATCGTGCTGCGGATGGTGACGCTGGTCGCGCTGGCCAATCTGGTGACGATGACCACCCGGCTGGAGGAACTGACCGATCTGGTCCATCGCCTGACCGCGCCGCTGCGCCGCCTTGGCCTGCCCGTGCATCTGCTGGAAACCGCGATTCCGCTGGTGGTTCGCTTTACGCCGGTGCTGGTGGGCCGGGCGCAGACGCTGGCCGAGGCATGGCGCGCCCGATCCCGCCGCCGTCCGGGCTGGCGGCTGGTGCTGCCCCTGATGTTGCAGGCGCTGGACGATGCCGATCATGTCAGCGAGGCCTTGCAGGCCCGTGGCGGGCCTCTGGGGTCGCGAAAACAGGATTAG
- a CDS encoding DUF6522 family protein has product MTAVSRQDDRFEVDATLIAEGFDLDPASVAGFMRDGQITSRCEAGVDADSGRWRLTFYHRDRALRLTIDGAGQIVSRARFAVADRTAGADPAA; this is encoded by the coding sequence ATGACTGCTGTCAGCCGACAAGACGACCGTTTCGAGGTTGACGCGACCCTGATCGCCGAAGGCTTCGATCTCGATCCCGCCTCGGTCGCGGGGTTCATGCGTGACGGCCAGATCACCAGCCGCTGCGAAGCCGGCGTGGATGCCGATTCCGGGCGCTGGCGGCTGACCTTCTATCATCGCGACCGGGCCTTGCGGCTGACCATCGACGGCGCGGGCCAGATTGTCAGCCGGGCGCGCTTTGCCGTGGCAGATCGCACAGCCGGCGCTGATCCAGCCGCCTAA